The Dreissena polymorpha isolate Duluth1 chromosome 2, UMN_Dpol_1.0, whole genome shotgun sequence nucleotide sequence ctaatgacacgattttgtgttgacatactcaatatgatagttatagccctatataactggtatgttcattttagttaatctttctattttattaaacctgtttgttttagctagattgcttgaaaaacacaaccaggattatttttatgcccccggatcaaaagatcgggggtatattgtttttggcctgtctgtcattgtatgtgtccatgtgtgtgtgtgtgtgtgtgtgtgtcccaaaactttaaccaaaactttaaccttcatcataacttttgcaatattgaacatagcaacttgatttttggcatgcatgtgtatctcatggagctgcacattttgagtggtgaaaggtcaaagtcaaggtcatccttcaaggtcaaaggtcaaaaaaaataattcaaaaactttaaccaaaactttaaccttcttcataacttttgcaatattgaacgtagcaacttgatatttggcatgcatgtgtatctcatggagctgcacattttgagtggtgaaagatcaaggtcatccttaaaggtcaaaggtaaaaaaataatcaaagtggcgcattagggggcattgtgtttctgacaaccacatttcttgttagcattgtcttacccctgttacatgcaatgtacatgtggcttattaaattggaaaccctggtttgcatgagaatattttgcaaaacatagttgaaaaaacatacatgtatacaaacttagtcattactgttagtataatgagcacctctatttctgaatattttgattggatggttatgggcctttatgcttgtgtcacatttatgtatgtgaaagtgtgtaattagacaaaagaatttatatatttttattttttgggtaacaatcacttattttagagttatttataagtaaatcttacagattgcatctgctaatcatgaactcaacgaagtcagctcaaggaagtggaaggcatgcttggaaaatagaagtttccattatgaaggcaaattttagtatatttcaaatttgtaaccaaaTGAAGTGACAAGatcttgaatgaaaatttgattgaacatttgttatctgtcaagagaaacagtttgaagcgaatgaattaagtattgcctattgtctataagttaattgtgtgacctgaaccctgtgagggatattacttatttttatacgccggttttgaaaaaacgggaggtattatagtttcacccttggcgggcggcggcgtccataacagtgtccactctctaattcaaatagttttcatccgatcttcaccaaacttggtcagaagttgtatctagacaatatctaggtcaagtttgaatatgggtcatgccaggtcaaaaactaggtcacggggtcacttagtgcatttgaaggatttagcattggtggctctctaattggagtagttttcatctgatctttaccaaatttggtcataagttgtgtgtaaatgatatataggtcaagttcaaatatgggttatgccgggtcaaaaactaggtcgcgaggtcacttagagcatttcatgcatttcgcatggtgtctgctctctaattgaagtagttttcatccaatcttcacaaactttggtcagaagttttatctagacaatatctaagtcaagttcaattatgggtcatgccgggtcaaaaacaaggtcaggggttcacttagtacatttcaaggattaagcatggtgtccgctctcaaattgaagtagttatcatccgatcttcaccaaatttggtcagaaattgtgtcaaaatgttatctaggtcaagttcaaatatgggtcacgccaggtcaaaaactaggtcacgaggttacttagtgcatttcaagcatttagcacggtgtccactctcttattgaagtagttttcatctgatcttcaacaaatgtggtcagaagttgtatctagacaatatctagttcaagttcaaatatgggtcatgctgggtcaaaaactagttcacagggtgcatttcaaggatttagcatggtgtaagctctttaattgaaagagttttcatccgatcttcaccaaatttgggcagaagttgtgtcttaatgatatctaagtcaagttcagatataggtcatgccgggtcgaaaactaggtcacttagtgcatttccagcgtttagcatggtgtccaaaaccttcaaacgggtgtatcttgtgacagtttagcactcttgtttattacattaaagccacacaccttgaaattaaatacatgttactcagtacatatagatgcaatttgaaagtgtgcaaaattgtcattaaatctatagcctagttagcaagtaatttatttttttatattttaaaactgaatgtatgatttgtatacgtacatgttcaattcgagaaacacaattatttttaagttttaaagcacaagaaagacggatttctaccttgcaaccaccagatatattctaattggcaaagataaaatatgtttcttatttatatccaaatttactatgccagatatttcatttcaaggtgtgtggctttaaggaatgttttttaaatgggtatattaccaagatctgcacagccagggtgatattaaccttcagatgttaaagctttctaagaattttaaggcttgccttttatacttgaaatgataaatcattaacatgttttgttctttaggaacatacaaacatttcccacccaccatgtggatcaagatgtttgggctgatgattctgggtcgtatgtgtggacaaggtggtcttcattacatcatgatgcagctgtgtattcaacaacatgttaacctgtcccagcggatgttgatgctcttaaatctcttaaatgatgttgagaaaaaaccaggaccggtactttatgacaaaatatacatcgtttattgaataactatatatatttattttaacattaaagtgatttttttcttgcatttttgtgccttttgttactgagaactattttatcatatgttggtgattgaaacccaggacctgtaagtgcttcttaatatttgcaacaaatgacatatcatgttaagtttttgaaacatctgttttttgttcagttaaaggacatattgaactcactaattgctaagttaacttagatgcatcaagtttttttgatgatttctactttctgttgaatcattatcctttccaaagccagagagatatagtgttggcgttttccatcggtcagtctgtcagtccatccatctgtttgttacaaacattttagggcttcatatcatgaatttaataagatttcaacatggaaaaataagtgtatgccatattcatacaatagtgcaaatttactttttttctttctttttagattagttattaacagaaaaacagaacagtaacatacttttattacattaacagaggctctgattagatgtgtatctgcgtaaagaactcatagaaaatatcaatatatagataaataaaacaaaaatagagttaaacaaatcatggtgaaatccacaatacacaccaagagctattagtaggcttatctccattgacttattttacagtaaatctcttttttttgccttttcattaacattttcaatcaaaaataacatttgtgaaaaacttagtcaatgattataactaaagttaaaaatgtggacactgtaagttaattgactttggcttccaatctgcagtttacaaagttgcttgttataggagtattcgtgcaaatggatatcctgcaaggaagacttccactccataggacagcaagatgcacatatcatctc carries:
- the LOC127869259 gene encoding uncharacterized protein LOC127869259, with amino-acid sequence MFHKVLYLKEAHNRCPECRVVCSNEDALLSHFCSRHIKQPETGKESKIKLIGSPMIASANHELNEVSSRKWKACLENRSFHYEGTYKHFPPTMWIKMFGLMILGRMCGQGGLHYIMMQLCIQQHVNLSQRMLMLLNLLNDVEKKPGPVLYDKIYIVY